From Camelus ferus isolate YT-003-E chromosome 18, BCGSAC_Cfer_1.0, whole genome shotgun sequence, one genomic window encodes:
- the AP1S1 gene encoding AP-1 complex subunit sigma-1A, with amino-acid sequence MMRFMLLFSRQGKLRLQKWYLATSDKERKKMVRELMQVVLARKPKMCSFLEWRDLKVVYKRYASLYFCCAIEGQDNELITLELIHRYVELLDKYFGSVCELDIIFNFEKAYFILDEFLMGGDVQDTSKKSVLKAIEQADLLQEEDESPRSVLEEMGLA; translated from the exons ATG ATGCGATTCATGCTGCTGTTCAGCCGGCAGGGGAAGCTGCGGCTGCAAAAATGGTACCTGGCCACATCAGACAAGGAGCGAAAGAAGATGGTTCGGGAGCTTATGCAGGTTGTTCTGGCTCGCAAGCCTAAGATGTGCAGCTTCCTGGAGTGGAGGGACCTCAAAGTCGTCTACAAGAG ATATGCCAGCCTCTACTTCTGCTGTGCCATCGAGGGCCAAGACAATGAGCTCATCACTCTGGAGCTGATCCACCGATACGTGGAGCTCCTGGACAAATACTTCGGCAGC GTTTGTGAGCTGGACATCATCTTCAACTTTGAGAAGGCCTACTTCATCTTGGATGAGTTTTTGATGGGGGGTGATGTCCAGGACACCTCCAAGAAGAGCGTGCTGAAGGCTATCGAGCAGGCAGACCTGCTCCAGGAG GAAGATGAGTCGCCACGCAGTGTGCTGGAGGAGATGGGTCTGGCATAG
- the SERPINE1 gene encoding plasminogen activator inhibitor 1 yields MRMSPVFACLALGLALISGEGLASYRHQSQAARLATDFGVKVFQQVVQASKDRNVVFSPYGVASVLAMLQLTTGGETQQQIQAAMQFKIDEKGMAPALRQLYKELMGPWNKDEISTADAIFVQRDLKLVQGFMPHFFRLFRTTVKQVDFSEMERARFIVNDWVKRHTKGMISNLLGEGAVDQLTRLVLVNALYFNGQWKMPFPEASTHHRLFHKSDGSTVSVPMMAQTNKFNYTEFSTPDGHYYDILELPYHGDTLSMFIAAPYEKEVPLSALTNILDAQLISQWKGNMTRLTRLLVLPKFSLESEVNLRRPLENLGMTDMFRPNQADFSSLSDQEPLYVSQALQKVRIEVNESGTVASSSTAFIVSARMAPEEIIMDRPFLFVVRHNPTGTVLFMGQVMEP; encoded by the exons ATGCGGATGTCTCCGGTCTTTGCCTGCCTcgccctgggcctggccctcaTCTCTGGGGAAGGGTTGGCCTCCTACCGTCACCAGTCTCAGGCGGCCCGCCTGGCCACAGACTTCGGAGTGAAGGTGTTTCAGCAGGTGGTGCAGGCCTCCAAGGACCGAAATGTAGTTTTCTCACCTTATGGGGTGGCCTCAGTCCTGGCCATGTTGCAGCTGACCACAGGAGGAGAAACCCAGCAGCAGATCCAAGCGGCGATGCAATTCAAGATTGATG AGAAGGGCATGGCCCCTGCCCTCCGTCAACTGTACAAGGAGCTCATGGGGCCGTGGAACAAAGACGAGATCAGCACAGCCGATGCCATCTTCGTGCAGCGGGATCTGAAGCTGGTCCAGGGCTTCATGCCCCACTTCTTCAGGCTGTTCCGGACCACGGTCAAGCAGGTGGACTTTTCAGAGATGGAGAGAGCCAGGTTTATCGTCAACGACTGGGTGAAGAGACACACCAAAG GCATGATCAGCAACTTGCTTGGTGAAGGAGCTGTGGACCAGCTGACGCGCCTGGTGCTGGTGAACGCCCTCTATTTCAACGGCCAGTGGAAGATGCCCTTCCCAGAGGCCAGCACCCACCACCGCCTCTTCCACAAGTCTGACGGCAGCACCGTCTCTGTGCCCATGATGGCTCAGACCAACAAGTTCAACTACA CTGAGTTTTCCACCCCCGATGGCCATTACTACGACATCCTGGAACTGCCCTACCATGGGGACACCCTCAGCATGTTCATTGCTGCCCCCTATGAAAAAGAGgtgcctctctctgccctcaccAACATTCTGGATGCCCAGCTCATCAGCCAGTGGAAAGGGAATATGACCAGACTCACCCGCCTCCTGGTTCTGCCCAA GTTCTCCCTGGAGAGTGAAGTCAACCTCAGGAGGCCCCTGGAGAACCTGGGAATGACCGACATGTTTAGGCCAAACCAGGCGGACTTCTCCAGTCTCTCAG ATCAAGAGCCTCTGTACGTGtcgcaggcgctgcagaaagtgagGATCGAGGTGAACGAGAGCGGCACAGTGGCGTCGTCCTCCACAG CCTTTATCGTCTCAGCCCGAATGGCCCCCGAGGAGATCATCATGGACAGACCCTTCCTCTTCGTGGTGCGGCATAACCCCACAG GAACAGTCCTTTTCATGGGCCAAGTGATGGAACCCTGA